One genomic segment of Micromonospora sp. WMMC415 includes these proteins:
- the otsB gene encoding trehalose-phosphatase: MPPLNLGKQQPKTPLNADLAWRTTAARAAGTVLFFDFDGTLAPVDDDPTAVQPAPKVLAAIEALAPVVRRVAIVSARPVEFLRDHLGGLAGVDLYGLYGLEHSHSGGETVTEPAALPWVPTMADVADQARAELPAGALVEYKRLSVALHWRTAPQLGATVEEWGRARAEQLGLRVQAGRMVLELKPPVDRDKGMVIDELVRDAEGAWYFGDDVSDIKAFAALRARAAADPHFFGVCVAVANPETGQEVADAADLTIDSPAALGDFLTDAVRRIT; the protein is encoded by the coding sequence GTGCCGCCGTTGAATCTGGGCAAGCAGCAGCCGAAGACCCCGTTGAACGCCGACCTGGCCTGGCGCACGACCGCCGCCCGGGCGGCCGGAACAGTCCTCTTCTTCGACTTCGACGGCACGCTCGCGCCGGTCGACGACGACCCGACCGCCGTCCAGCCGGCGCCGAAGGTGCTGGCCGCCATCGAGGCGCTCGCCCCCGTCGTACGCCGGGTGGCGATCGTCTCCGCGCGCCCGGTCGAGTTCCTCCGTGACCACCTCGGCGGGCTCGCCGGAGTCGACCTCTACGGCCTGTACGGGTTGGAGCACAGCCACTCCGGCGGCGAGACGGTGACCGAGCCGGCCGCGCTGCCCTGGGTGCCCACCATGGCGGACGTCGCCGACCAGGCCCGTGCCGAGTTGCCCGCCGGTGCGCTGGTGGAGTACAAGCGGCTCTCGGTGGCGCTGCACTGGCGTACCGCCCCGCAGCTCGGGGCGACGGTGGAGGAGTGGGGCCGCGCCCGGGCCGAGCAGCTCGGCCTGCGGGTCCAGGCCGGTCGGATGGTCCTCGAGTTGAAACCTCCGGTCGACCGCGACAAGGGCATGGTCATCGACGAGCTGGTCCGGGACGCGGAGGGCGCCTGGTACTTCGGCGACGACGTCTCGGACATCAAGGCCTTCGCGGCGCTGCGCGCCCGCGCCGCCGCCGACCCGCACTTCTTCGGGGTCTGCGTCGCCGTGGCGAACCCGGAGACCGGTCAGGAGGTCGCCGACGCCGCCGACCTGACGATCGACTCCCCCGCCGCCCTCGGCGACTTCCTCACCGACGCCGTCCGCCGGATCACCTGA
- a CDS encoding isoprenyl transferase — MTLRDLVYSVYERRLTAKLAGKPVPRHVGVMCDGNRRWAKEMGFVDPNDGHRVGAERIKELLRWCDAAGVGHVTLWLLSTDNLSRPAAQLDPLLQIIEDLTTELAEEGNPWRLRMVGALDVLPAHHAAALKAAEERTRERTGGAQVNIAVGYGGRREIADAVRSLLHEHAKAGTSIEQLAEALDVEHIAEHLYTRGLPDPDLIIRTSGEQRLSGFMLWQSVHSEFYFCELNWPDFRRVDFLRALRSYANRQRRFGA; from the coding sequence ATGACTCTGCGGGATCTTGTCTATTCGGTGTACGAGCGCCGGCTCACGGCCAAGCTCGCGGGCAAGCCGGTGCCCCGGCACGTCGGCGTCATGTGCGACGGCAACCGCAGGTGGGCCAAGGAGATGGGCTTCGTCGACCCGAACGACGGCCACCGGGTCGGCGCCGAGCGCATCAAGGAGCTGCTGCGCTGGTGCGACGCGGCCGGCGTCGGGCACGTGACGCTGTGGCTGCTCTCCACCGACAACCTCTCCCGGCCGGCCGCCCAGCTGGATCCGCTGCTCCAGATCATCGAGGACCTGACGACCGAGCTGGCCGAGGAGGGCAACCCCTGGCGGCTACGCATGGTCGGCGCTCTCGACGTGCTGCCGGCGCACCACGCGGCGGCGCTCAAGGCGGCCGAGGAGCGCACCCGGGAGCGCACCGGCGGCGCGCAGGTCAACATCGCGGTCGGATACGGCGGCCGGCGGGAGATCGCCGACGCGGTGCGCTCGCTGCTCCACGAGCACGCGAAGGCCGGCACCAGCATCGAGCAGCTGGCCGAGGCGCTCGACGTCGAGCACATCGCCGAGCACCTCTACACCCGGGGCCTGCCCGACCCGGATCTGATCATCCGGACCAGCGGCGAGCAGCGCCTCTCGGGCTTCATGCTCTGGCAGTCCGTGCACTCGGAGTTCTACTTCTGCGAGCTCAACTGGCCGGATTTCCGCCGCGTCGACTTCCTCCGCGCGCTCCGCTCGTACGCCAACCGTCAGCGGCGCTTCGGCGCCTGA
- a CDS encoding helix-turn-helix transcriptional regulator, with protein MTETANARKIAFATFVRRALDEARATRAWSGTEVSRRTGVSRQTINRWVRGDWASDPEAERVVAFCEGLGLNPATAFAALGWDRRATPRTAPAPPPMDPDVEALLRRLVDPTVSDAEKFHIRETIRYLAYRPTLPVDVRKRGKQAG; from the coding sequence GTGACCGAGACCGCCAACGCACGGAAGATCGCCTTCGCCACCTTCGTCCGCCGCGCCCTCGACGAGGCACGTGCCACCCGAGCGTGGAGCGGGACCGAGGTCTCCCGACGCACCGGCGTCTCCCGCCAGACGATCAACCGGTGGGTCCGGGGCGACTGGGCCAGCGACCCGGAGGCCGAACGCGTCGTGGCCTTCTGCGAGGGCCTGGGCCTCAACCCGGCCACCGCGTTCGCCGCGCTGGGCTGGGACCGGCGGGCCACCCCGCGGACCGCCCCGGCACCGCCGCCGATGGATCCCGACGTGGAGGCGCTGCTGCGCCGGCTGGTCGACCCCACCGTGTCGGATGCGGAGAAGTTCCACATCCGGGAGACCATCCGGTACCTCGCATATCGCCCGACTCTCCCGGTCGACGTCCGAAAACGAGGTAAACAGGCCGGGTAG